The following coding sequences lie in one Nitratireductor mangrovi genomic window:
- a CDS encoding MFS transporter: MASTPDPVSDRPAHFELRMGVLFAAIFVPMGIHLPYFPLWLEAQALSAPEIALILSAPMFVRVAAIPIVSTLADRAHDRIHVMIGLGIASLCVVLGYFLTAGAAAILAVSIVLAIVWSPTSTLADSLATSGVRRFGSDYARMRVWGSISFLLANLGGGFILARVAADAVIWLLAAGMVLVVAAAIVAPRLGRPRRPSQLSASELPGAGRVLSNPYFLFIAAGCGLVTASHGLLYAFASIYWKSLGIGAEMVGLLWGWSVIAEVMLFAAFRPVFGSLSAPLVLTIAATIAVLRWLAMPFIWPTGLGLAGFFAIQTLHAFSVGLTMLGLQKMIAEVVPEERMGSAQGSAAFISGAGLAMITLLSGPLYDAFAVDGFLFMAAAAAVAILCALLAWRSAPERGLRR; encoded by the coding sequence ATGGCTTCCACACCCGATCCCGTCTCCGACCGGCCTGCGCATTTCGAACTGCGCATGGGTGTGCTGTTCGCGGCGATCTTCGTGCCGATGGGCATCCATCTGCCCTATTTCCCGCTCTGGCTGGAAGCGCAGGCGCTGAGCGCGCCGGAAATCGCGCTGATCCTGTCAGCTCCGATGTTCGTACGTGTGGCGGCGATCCCGATCGTCTCGACGCTGGCCGACCGGGCACACGACCGCATCCACGTCATGATCGGCCTCGGCATAGCCTCGCTCTGCGTGGTTTTGGGCTATTTCCTGACGGCTGGCGCGGCCGCGATCCTCGCTGTCTCGATCGTGCTCGCCATCGTCTGGTCGCCGACCTCGACATTGGCCGACTCGCTCGCCACCTCCGGGGTGCGCCGTTTCGGCTCGGACTATGCGCGCATGCGCGTCTGGGGGTCGATCTCGTTCTTGCTGGCCAATCTCGGCGGCGGTTTCATCCTCGCCAGGGTCGCCGCCGATGCCGTGATCTGGCTTCTCGCCGCCGGCATGGTTCTGGTCGTCGCTGCGGCAATTGTCGCGCCGCGGCTCGGTCGCCCGCGCCGGCCCTCGCAGCTTTCGGCGAGCGAGCTTCCGGGTGCGGGCAGGGTGCTTTCCAATCCGTATTTCCTTTTCATCGCCGCCGGTTGCGGGCTGGTCACGGCGAGCCACGGCCTGCTCTATGCCTTCGCCTCGATCTACTGGAAGTCGCTCGGCATCGGCGCGGAGATGGTCGGCCTGCTCTGGGGGTGGTCGGTCATCGCCGAGGTGATGCTGTTTGCGGCCTTCCGGCCGGTGTTCGGCAGCCTGTCGGCGCCTCTGGTTTTGACGATCGCGGCCACCATCGCGGTGCTGCGCTGGCTGGCGATGCCCTTCATCTGGCCGACGGGTCTCGGCCTTGCCGGTTTCTTCGCCATCCAGACCCTGCATGCCTTTTCGGTCGGGCTCACCATGCTCGGTCTGCAGAAGATGATCGCTGAGGTCGTGCCCGAGGAGCGCATGGGCTCCGCGCAAGGGTCTGCCGCCTTCATCAGCGGCGCCGGCCTGGCGATGATCACCCTGCTTTCGGGGCCGCTCTACGACGCCTTTGCAGTCGATGGCTTCCTTTTCATGGCGGCTGCCGCTGCGGTTGCCATCCTCTGCGCGCTGCTGGCCTGGCGCTCAGCCCCAGAGCGCGGGCTCCGGCGGTGA
- a CDS encoding ABC transporter permease: protein MITKAPADATTEDAPVARFDLRREGSRAVLALSGDWLTRTVAPVDADLRLIEADGGVRTVEIDLSGIGRLDTGGAWLIQRLVTAVEARGATVDMNHVPAPIASLLGEVEPATRPDEEAGRQGGGFRLLRPLELLGRAVSEAGQDFLQAMNILGATFHGPQMKVGRGRVLGMAAFVHQIDRVCVSAAPVILLISVIIGAIIAQQAAYQLRYFGAEMLVIDFVSVLVLRELGVLLTAILIAGRSGSAITAEIGAMKMREEVDALKVMGLNPIGVLVFPRLVALMIGMPLLTIASEFASLAGAIVVAWFYSDITPAAFLTRLRGFVDMPTVVIGVIKAPFMGLIIGIIAAVEGMAVKGSTESLGRHVTSAVVKSIFVVIVADGLFAMFYAAVVD, encoded by the coding sequence ATGATCACGAAAGCCCCCGCCGATGCAACCACGGAAGACGCGCCTGTCGCGCGTTTCGACCTTCGCCGCGAGGGCTCGCGGGCGGTCCTCGCGTTGTCCGGCGACTGGCTGACGCGCACGGTCGCGCCCGTGGATGCCGATCTGCGCCTGATCGAGGCCGATGGCGGCGTGCGGACGGTCGAGATCGACCTTTCGGGGATCGGCCGCCTCGACACCGGCGGCGCATGGTTGATCCAGCGGCTTGTGACGGCAGTCGAGGCGCGGGGAGCCACGGTCGACATGAACCATGTCCCGGCCCCGATCGCGTCGCTTCTGGGCGAGGTCGAGCCGGCGACGCGTCCCGACGAGGAGGCGGGCCGTCAGGGTGGCGGTTTCCGGCTGTTGCGGCCGCTCGAGCTGCTCGGACGCGCCGTCAGCGAGGCCGGGCAGGACTTCCTGCAGGCCATGAACATCCTCGGCGCGACCTTCCATGGCCCGCAGATGAAGGTCGGGCGCGGCCGCGTGCTCGGCATGGCCGCCTTCGTCCACCAGATCGATCGCGTCTGCGTGTCGGCGGCGCCGGTCATTCTGTTGATCAGCGTCATCATCGGCGCCATCATCGCCCAGCAGGCCGCCTACCAGCTGCGCTATTTCGGCGCCGAGATGCTGGTCATCGACTTCGTTTCGGTGCTGGTGCTGCGCGAACTCGGCGTGCTGTTGACCGCGATCCTGATCGCCGGCCGTTCGGGCAGCGCGATCACCGCGGAAATCGGCGCCATGAAGATGCGCGAGGAGGTCGACGCGCTCAAGGTCATGGGCCTCAACCCGATCGGCGTCCTGGTCTTTCCGCGTCTGGTCGCGCTGATGATCGGCATGCCGCTTTTGACCATCGCCTCGGAGTTCGCCTCGCTCGCCGGCGCCATCGTCGTGGCGTGGTTTTATTCCGACATCACGCCGGCTGCCTTCCTGACCCGCTTGCGCGGCTTCGTCGACATGCCGACCGTGGTGATCGGCGTCATCAAGGCGCCGTTCATGGGACTGATCATCGGCATCATAGCCGCGGTCGAAGGCATGGCGGTCAAGGGCAGCACCGAATCGCTCGGCCGCCACGTCACCTCGGCGGTGGTGAAGTCGATCTTTGTCGTCATCGTCGCCGATGGCCTCTTCGCCATGTTCTACGCGGCAGTGGTCGATTGA
- the dgcA gene encoding N-acetyl-D-Glu racemase DgcA — protein MARSCRIAAERFPIAGSFTISRGTKTEAEVVTCTIMEAGHRGHGECVPYPRYEESVESVRASLEEIADAIEKGMTRDELQSAMPAGAARNAVDCALWDLEAKMASQRAHHAACRMLPRPVVTAYTISLGTPEEMAAQARAASHRPLLKVKVGSSDDYARIHAVASVAPNSRIILDANEGWTEDNIRQNLLAAAQFHVALVEQPLPAGKDAILRDIPHPVPICADESVHTADSLDELEGLYDAVNIKLDKTGGLTEALNLRDQARKRGFGVMVGCMVGTSLAMAPAVLLAQEADFVDLDGPLLLARDRSPGLTYAGSLVSPPEPALWG, from the coding sequence ATGGCCCGGTCCTGCCGCATCGCCGCGGAGCGCTTCCCGATCGCCGGCTCGTTCACGATCTCGCGCGGCACCAAGACCGAGGCCGAGGTCGTTACCTGCACGATCATGGAGGCCGGTCATCGCGGCCATGGCGAATGCGTGCCCTACCCTCGCTACGAGGAGAGCGTCGAAAGCGTGCGCGCCAGCCTCGAAGAGATCGCCGACGCCATCGAAAAGGGCATGACGCGCGACGAACTGCAGTCGGCCATGCCGGCAGGCGCGGCGCGCAACGCGGTCGACTGCGCGTTGTGGGATCTGGAGGCCAAGATGGCGAGCCAGCGCGCCCACCACGCCGCCTGCCGCATGCTGCCACGCCCGGTGGTGACCGCCTACACGATCTCGCTCGGCACGCCGGAGGAGATGGCGGCGCAGGCGCGCGCCGCCTCGCACCGGCCGCTGCTCAAGGTCAAGGTCGGCTCCTCCGACGATTATGCGCGCATCCACGCGGTGGCCAGCGTGGCGCCCAACAGCCGCATCATCCTGGATGCCAATGAGGGCTGGACCGAGGACAACATCCGCCAGAACCTCTTGGCTGCGGCGCAGTTTCACGTCGCCCTGGTCGAGCAGCCGCTGCCGGCCGGCAAGGACGCGATCCTGCGCGACATCCCGCATCCGGTGCCGATCTGCGCCGACGAGAGCGTTCACACGGCCGACAGCCTCGACGAACTCGAAGGGCTCTACGACGCCGTCAACATCAAGCTCGACAAGACGGGCGGCCTGACCGAGGCGCTGAACTTGCGCGACCAGGCCCGCAAGCGCGGTTTCGGCGTCATGGTCGGCTGCATGGTCGGCACCTCGCTGGCGATGGCGCCGGCGGTGCTTCTGGCGCAGGAGGCCGATTTCGTCGACCTCGACGGGCCGTTGCTTCTGGCGCGGGACCGCTCGCCCGGCCTCACCTATGCCGGCTCGCTGGTGTCACCGCCGGAGCCCGCGCTCTGGGGCTGA
- a CDS encoding UDP-2,3-diacylglucosamine diphosphatase — protein sequence MDGEPIRTFRTLFLSDIHLGSKPAKAEFLIDFLRFHDAETIYLVGDIVDGWRLRRSWHWPQAHNDVVQKLLRKARKGTRIYYVAGNHDEFLRGFQGVHFGGIVVADRIVHEAADGRRYLVIHGDQFDTIVHNVRWLAYLGDKAYDVAIVANRAIGLFRRMFGMPYWSFSSWAKIRVKQAVNFISAFQEVVTQEARRAGVDGVVCGHIHHATIEEMGDIRYINTGDWVESCTAVAENNDGSFELITWTQVSQPTADTVSEEDALADKVVAFQGRKSVEAA from the coding sequence ATGGACGGTGAACCGATCCGCACGTTCCGGACCCTCTTCCTGTCCGACATTCATCTTGGCTCGAAGCCGGCGAAGGCCGAATTCCTGATCGATTTCCTGCGTTTCCACGATGCCGAGACGATCTATCTCGTCGGCGACATCGTCGATGGCTGGCGCCTGCGCCGCTCCTGGCACTGGCCGCAGGCCCACAACGATGTCGTCCAGAAGCTGCTGCGCAAGGCGCGCAAGGGCACCCGCATCTACTATGTCGCCGGCAATCACGACGAGTTCCTGCGCGGCTTCCAGGGCGTGCATTTCGGCGGCATCGTCGTGGCCGACCGCATCGTGCACGAGGCCGCCGACGGCCGCCGCTACCTCGTCATCCACGGCGACCAGTTCGACACCATCGTCCACAACGTGCGCTGGCTCGCCTATCTCGGCGACAAGGCCTACGATGTCGCCATCGTCGCCAATCGTGCCATCGGCCTGTTCAGGCGCATGTTCGGCATGCCCTACTGGTCGTTCTCGTCCTGGGCCAAAATACGGGTCAAGCAGGCGGTCAATTTCATCAGCGCCTTCCAGGAGGTCGTCACCCAGGAGGCGCGGCGCGCCGGCGTCGACGGCGTGGTTTGCGGCCACATCCACCACGCCACCATCGAGGAGATGGGCGACATCCGCTACATCAACACCGGCGACTGGGTAGAAAGCTGCACGGCCGTCGCTGAAAACAACGACGGCTCCTTCGAACTCATCACCTGGACACAGGTCAGCCAGCCGACCGCCGACACCGTCTCCGAAGAAGACGCGCTTGCCGACAAGGTTGTCGCCTTCCAGGGTCGCAAATCCGTCGAAGCCGCCTGA